From the Lampris incognitus isolate fLamInc1 chromosome 6, fLamInc1.hap2, whole genome shotgun sequence genome, one window contains:
- the ankrd34c gene encoding ankyrin repeat domain-containing protein 34C codes for MSDILELRTDGNSLLKAVWLRRLRLTRLLLEGGAYINESNERGETPLMVACMSKHSDQQSVSKSKLVKYLLDNKADPNIQDKAGRTALMHACIHWAGHEAVAHLLSNGADPSLEDRSGASALVYAINADDKETLKLLLDACKAKGKEVIIITTDKSPSGAKTTKQYLNVPPSPALEESCSSPYCTSPSDIEVSASPTPQPAEKQNTVFSFQTKLTTSSSSAAKLANGPTSPTRRPTNPKRARLPQLKRLQSEPWGLIAPSVLAASATQENSRRTNSDEDVVAGVNGLSLTRRSTLSRQNSVDGKDSLFPLMGEQPYKMTTSLSVPPAYKTSYERSLSQHQPLARRSTVPTEHDSYCCNSGPASLRDTVHRRWLGNDHYDSDSQLYSDSAMVDSPKVPVERRKLNTSPLAMLTSSRESLDSNASTSSPGTARRRVPGLLERRGSGTLLLDHISHTRPGHLPPLNINPNPPIPDIGACSKPSSPLATGIRSIAPVAPNTPKRGVLKSKKKLVRRHSMQVEQMKQLSDFEELAH; via the coding sequence ATGTCAGACATACTGGAGCTGCGGACTGATGGCAACTCGCTGCTAAAGGCAGTATGGCTCAGACGACTGAGACTCACCAGGCTCCTGCTGGAGGGGGGTGCATACATCAACGAGAGCAACGAGCGTGGAGAGACACCACTCATGGTGGCCTGCATGTCCAAACACAGCGACCAGCAGAGTGTCAGCAAGTCAAAGCTGGTCAAATATCTGCTGGACAACAAGGCAGACCCCAACATCCAGGACAAAGCAGGCAGGACGGCCCTAATGCATGCCTGCATCCATTGGGCGGGCCACGAGGCGGTGGCTCATTTGCTATCCAATGGGGCTGACCCCAGTCTGGAGGACAGGAGTGGCGCCTCAGCACTGGTCTACGCTATCAATGCTGATGATAAGGAGACACTAAAATTGCTCTTGGATGCATGCAAAGCTAAGGGCAAGGAGGTCATTATAATCACCACGGACAAGTCACCATCTGGTGCAAAAACTACCAAACAGTACTTAAATGTTCCACCATCACCTGCACTGGAGGAGAGCTGTTCCTCTCCCTACTGCACTTCTCCCTCTGACATTGAGGTCAGTGCATCTCCCACACCTCAGCCAGCTGAAAAGCAGAACACCGTCTTCAGTTTCCAGACAAAGTTGACTACATCCTCAAGCTCAGCAGCAAAGCTTGCCAACGGGCCCACCTCTCCGACACGTCGGCCCACTAACCCGAAACGTGCACGTTTGCCTCAGCTGAAGCGGCTGCAGTCAGAGCCCTGGGGGCTCATTGCTCCATCTGTCCTGGCTGCCTCTGCTACCCAAGAGAACAGCAGGAGAACCAACTCCGACGAGGATGTCGTTGCAGGCGTGAATGGCCTCTCTCTCACCAGGAGGTCAACTCTGTCTCGACAGAACAGTGTCGATGGCAAGGACAGTTTATTTCCACTGATGGGTGAACAGCCCTACAAAATGACAACCTCACTATCAGTCCCTCCAGCATACAAAACATCATATGAGAGGTCTCTAAGCCAGCACCAGCCCCTTGCAAGGCGCAGTACTGTTCCCACTGAGCATGACAGCTATTGCTGCAATAGCGGACCAGCCAGTCTAAGAGACACAGTGCATAGGAGATGGCTGGGGAATGATCACTATGACTCAGACTCCCAGCTCTATTCAGACTCTGCTATGGTGGACTCTCCTAAGGTCCCAGTGGAGCGGAGGAAACTCAACACTTCACCACTAGCCATGCTGACCAGTTCTAGGGAATCCCTGGACAGCAACGCTAGCACATCCTCCCCTGGCACAGCACGCAGGCGTGTACCAGGTCTCCTGGAGAGGCGAGGCTCGGGGACTCTGCTGCTAGACCACATCTCTCATACCAGGCCTGGCCATCTGCCCCCTCTCAATATTAATCCCAACCCTCCTATTCCTGACATCGGGGCCTGTAGCAAGCCCTCTTCACCTCTAGCCACAGGCATTAGATCTATTGCTCCAGTAGCACCGAACACACCAAAGAGAGGTGTCCTCAAGTCTAAAAAGAAACTTGTGAGAAGGCACTCTATGCAAGTGGAGCAGATGAAACAGCTTTCTGATTTTGAAGAGCTGGCCCATTAG